A genomic region of Lachnoclostridium edouardi contains the following coding sequences:
- a CDS encoding flavodoxin translates to MKKVIAILLSLTMILGLAACGNSASQTEQPSTEDTSVESKADTKSAESSTDMENTDNQDVQDHKVLVAYFSATGTTKGVAEHIANGLNADIYEIVPEEPYTDADLDYNDNNSRTTIEMNDPNARPVISGSVENMEQYDTVFIGYPIWWGEAPRIVSTFVESYDFSGKTIVPFCTSGGSDMGSSATSLEQLTNGAAWLDGRRLNGSDSQDTVMEWANSLDLNLGK, encoded by the coding sequence ATGAAAAAAGTAATCGCTATCTTACTTTCTTTGACTATGATTTTGGGACTTGCAGCTTGTGGAAATTCTGCAAGCCAGACAGAGCAACCATCTACAGAAGATACTTCCGTGGAAAGTAAAGCTGATACCAAATCTGCGGAAAGCAGTACAGATATGGAGAATACGGACAATCAAGATGTACAGGATCATAAGGTTTTGGTTGCCTACTTCTCTGCGACAGGTACCACAAAGGGCGTGGCAGAGCATATCGCAAACGGTCTGAATGCAGATATTTATGAGATTGTTCCTGAAGAACCTTACACCGATGCAGATCTTGACTACAATGATAATAACAGCCGCACTACCATTGAGATGAATGACCCGAATGCCCGTCCTGTTATCTCCGGCAGTGTGGAGAATATGGAACAATATGACACTGTATTCATCGGATACCCCATCTGGTGGGGAGAAGCGCCGAGAATTGTCAGTACTTTCGTGGAGAGCTATGATTTTTCCGGTAAAACCATCGTACCTTTCTGTACATCCGGCGGAAGTGATATGGGCTCCAGTGCAACCAGCCTGGAACAGCTCACAAACGGAGCTGCTTGGCTTGATGGACGGCGGCTAAATGGCAGCGATTCTCAGGATACCGTTATGGAATGGGCAAACAGTCTTGATCTAAACCTGGGAAAATAA
- a CDS encoding flavodoxin produces the protein MKKIIVLILSVVLVFSLAACSNTQQKDALDPVSAEEPSLVAESTPAEGTKTEGSNILIAYFTYGENADLPDDVDASSSASIQIFNGEVTGNTGVMAHMIAEASGGELFSIRTVEPYPNNYNDTVDVGETEKNNGIHPELATHIENLDQYDTIFVGFPNWWYGMPMVMYSFFDEYDFSGKTVIPFCTSGGSAFSDAVDEIKNMEPDATILDGLHIGSSSVTDAESRVSEWVQGLGLSK, from the coding sequence GTGAAAAAAATAATCGTACTTATACTTTCTGTTGTACTAGTGTTTTCTCTGGCAGCCTGCTCTAATACACAGCAGAAGGATGCTCTGGATCCTGTGTCTGCCGAAGAACCCTCTCTGGTGGCAGAATCCACTCCCGCAGAAGGCACAAAAACGGAAGGCAGCAATATTCTGATTGCTTATTTTACCTATGGTGAAAATGCGGATCTTCCCGATGACGTGGACGCTTCTTCATCAGCCAGTATTCAAATCTTCAACGGTGAAGTCACAGGTAATACTGGTGTGATGGCCCATATGATTGCAGAAGCTTCCGGCGGAGAATTGTTTTCTATCCGAACAGTAGAACCTTATCCCAATAACTACAATGATACCGTTGATGTTGGAGAGACTGAAAAGAACAATGGCATTCATCCGGAATTGGCTACGCATATCGAAAATCTGGATCAGTACGATACGATTTTTGTTGGCTTCCCCAACTGGTGGTATGGTATGCCTATGGTAATGTATAGCTTTTTTGACGAGTATGACTTCAGTGGGAAAACAGTGATCCCCTTCTGCACTTCCGGTGGCAGTGCATTCTCGGATGCGGTTGATGAAATTAAAAATATGGAGCCGGATGCAACCATTCTTGACGGACTTCATATTGGCAGTTCCAGTGTAACCGATGCGGAAAGCAGAGTGAGCGAATGGGTGCAGGGACTCGGTTTATCTAAATGA
- a CDS encoding DUF4405 domain-containing protein has protein sequence MKLKIKMGIDLLMTVLLLCLMAYQVTGQKLHEWFGTGMLVLFLLHNILNIRWYGSLFKGKYTLLRTMQTIINISVLISMLCLGFSGIVLSRHIFAGLPIQGPMAIARIMHLAASYWGFVLMSIHLGFHWSMVLGLFRRLCNRKKTPAAFVWLMCFIAIFIAGYGAYCFHKENILSYMFLKQEFVFFDFEQSAVSVFAGYITMMGLWVFIGFYTVKGLRKITSQSRRKE, from the coding sequence ATGAAACTAAAAATAAAGATGGGAATTGATTTACTGATGACAGTGCTGCTACTTTGTCTGATGGCTTATCAAGTCACCGGACAGAAGCTTCATGAGTGGTTTGGAACAGGGATGCTTGTACTGTTTTTGCTACACAACATTCTGAACATCCGGTGGTATGGTAGCCTGTTCAAAGGGAAATATACCCTGCTGCGGACAATGCAGACGATCATCAATATCAGTGTCCTTATTTCTATGCTGTGTTTGGGGTTCAGTGGAATTGTGTTGTCCCGTCACATTTTTGCGGGATTACCCATTCAAGGACCGATGGCAATAGCGAGAATCATGCACCTGGCGGCATCTTATTGGGGATTTGTGCTGATGAGTATTCATTTAGGATTTCATTGGAGCATGGTTCTTGGACTGTTCCGCAGACTTTGTAACAGAAAGAAAACCCCTGCTGCATTTGTATGGCTGATGTGTTTTATAGCAATTTTTATTGCGGGGTATGGAGCGTACTGTTTCCATAAGGAAAATATTCTCTCCTATATGTTCCTTAAACAGGAGTTTGTGTTTTTTGATTTTGAACAGAGTGCAGTTTCTGTATTTGCAGGGTATATCACCATGATGGGACTATGGGTCTTTATCGGCTTTTACACAGTGAAAGGACTCAGAAAGATAACCTCACAGAGCAGAAGAAAAGAATAA
- a CDS encoding MATE family efflux transporter produces the protein MNQQTTLFSNEKLMAMIIPLFLEQLLIMLVGMADTLVVSYAGEAAVSGVSLVNQFNTIFIYLFTALASGGAVVISQYIGRKKNDDAGESASQLLSFSTIFSILIAVIVLIGNEGMLRLMFGKVEDSVMHSCITYLRISAYSYPALAVYNAGAALFRSIGKTSVTMYLSVISNIINVIGNLIGVFVLRAGVAGVAYPSLIARTFSAVMITVLCFQRKNEVFYRCKWIFRWNVDFMKQILKIAIPNGMENGVFQLVKVALSSIVALFGTYQIAANGVAQSIWSLAALAGVAMGPVFITVIGQCMGNGDADAAEHYFKRLTRITLLISSAWNLLIFLLTPFFMKFYALQPETKRLVIWLVLIHNVFNAAAYPFSGALSNGLRAAGDVKFTMYVSVISTIAVRLLLSWLLGIVLKMGVIGIAIAMVCDWSIRAVIFFWRQKSGKWKTFQVI, from the coding sequence ATGAATCAGCAAACAACTCTGTTTTCAAACGAGAAGTTGATGGCTATGATTATTCCCCTGTTTTTAGAGCAGCTGTTGATAATGCTTGTAGGGATGGCGGACACACTGGTGGTCAGCTACGCAGGAGAAGCGGCAGTATCCGGTGTTTCACTGGTAAATCAGTTCAATACTATTTTTATTTATCTGTTTACAGCATTGGCATCCGGAGGGGCGGTTGTGATCAGCCAGTATATTGGTAGAAAGAAAAATGATGACGCTGGAGAATCCGCCAGCCAGCTTCTATCATTCTCTACGATTTTTTCCATACTGATCGCAGTGATAGTTCTGATTGGAAATGAAGGGATGCTTCGTCTGATGTTCGGTAAAGTGGAAGATTCTGTGATGCACTCTTGTATTACATACCTTAGGATTTCTGCATATTCCTATCCGGCATTGGCGGTTTACAATGCTGGCGCTGCCCTTTTTCGCAGTATTGGAAAAACCAGTGTGACCATGTATTTGTCGGTAATTTCCAATATCATCAATGTTATTGGAAATCTCATTGGTGTATTTGTTTTGCGTGCAGGTGTTGCAGGTGTTGCATACCCTTCACTGATCGCTCGGACATTTTCAGCCGTGATGATTACAGTACTTTGTTTTCAGAGAAAAAATGAAGTGTTCTATCGCTGCAAGTGGATTTTTCGGTGGAATGTGGATTTCATGAAACAAATTTTAAAAATCGCAATTCCAAACGGAATGGAAAATGGCGTTTTCCAGTTAGTAAAAGTGGCGTTAAGCAGCATTGTTGCACTTTTTGGAACATACCAGATTGCTGCAAATGGTGTTGCACAAAGTATCTGGTCGTTGGCTGCGCTGGCGGGAGTCGCTATGGGTCCCGTATTTATAACGGTCATTGGACAGTGTATGGGAAATGGGGATGCAGATGCTGCGGAGCATTATTTTAAGAGATTGACAAGAATCACATTGCTGATTTCATCGGCATGGAATCTTTTGATTTTTCTTCTGACTCCATTCTTTATGAAATTTTATGCTTTGCAGCCGGAGACCAAACGGCTTGTGATCTGGCTGGTTTTAATCCATAACGTGTTTAATGCAGCAGCATATCCCTTTTCCGGTGCGCTTAGTAATGGGCTGCGTGCAGCGGGTGATGTGAAATTTACCATGTATGTTTCGGTTATATCTACAATAGCAGTGCGTCTGCTTTTATCATGGCTCTTGGGAATTGTTTTGAAAATGGGCGTGATCGGGATTGCTATTGCAATGGTTTGTGACTGGAGCATTCGGGCGGTCATTTTCTTCTGGAGGCAGAAGTCCGGAAAATGGAAAACATTTCAGGTGATATAG
- a CDS encoding flavodoxin gives MSKKILVAYFSASGVTAKAAWKLSEAAGADLYEIKPKVPYSSADLDWTNKKSRSSVEMSDPIFRPEIAGKLEGMDQYDLVFVGFPIWWYVAPTIINTFLESYDFSGKTIVPFATSGGSGMGNTNEKLAPSCPGAILMKGKMLNGLLSQEELKAWVKSL, from the coding sequence ATGAGCAAGAAAATTTTGGTAGCCTATTTTTCAGCAAGCGGTGTGACTGCAAAGGCAGCGTGGAAACTTTCGGAAGCGGCAGGCGCAGACCTGTATGAGATTAAGCCAAAGGTACCGTATAGCAGTGCCGATCTGGACTGGACAAATAAAAAAAGCCGCAGCAGTGTGGAGATGAGTGATCCGATATTCCGTCCTGAAATTGCCGGGAAGCTGGAAGGTATGGATCAGTATGATCTGGTGTTTGTTGGATTCCCTATCTGGTGGTATGTTGCACCAACGATTATTAATACTTTTTTGGAGAGTTATGATTTCTCAGGCAAAACCATCGTTCCTTTTGCTACTTCTGGCGGCAGCGGCATGGGAAACACAAATGAAAAACTTGCACCGAGCTGTCCTGGCGCTATCCTGATGAAAGGAAAAATGCTGAATGGCTTGTTGTCTCAGGAAGAATTGAAAGCATGGGTAAAAAGTCTGTGA
- a CDS encoding aldo/keto reductase yields the protein MQYRKLPRGTEQISVLGIGTSSIQASSEKEIEKIITAAMENGINYFDMASSEAKPFAAYGRAIKGMRDKAYFQIHFGANYETGVYGWTTDLDTMKRSVDWQLKALQTDYIDFGFLHCIDESADLHEVEKAGVIRYMEELKEAGVVRHIGLSSHTPFLVNEVLDMGILDMLMFSINPAYDYAGGTEPNYAKDSYAVGSVAERMNLYRRCEAEGVGISVMKAFSGGQLLKAETSPFGKALTEYQCIQYALDKPGVLTVLPGVRNMDDLKRILGFLDAAPEERDYSVIGSFAPQDASGKCVYCNHCQPCPMGLDVGLINKYYDLSVAGDTLARSHYENLEHGADECIGCGHCNKRCPFHVDQVGRMKKISEYFRK from the coding sequence ATGCAATACCGAAAACTGCCGAGGGGAACGGAACAGATCAGCGTTCTTGGAATCGGTACCAGTTCCATTCAGGCATCAAGTGAAAAAGAAATCGAAAAAATAATAACTGCCGCTATGGAAAATGGAATTAACTATTTTGATATGGCTTCGTCGGAAGCAAAACCCTTTGCCGCCTATGGGCGGGCTATAAAAGGGATGCGGGATAAGGCATATTTCCAGATTCATTTTGGAGCAAATTATGAAACAGGAGTGTACGGATGGACAACAGACCTGGATACCATGAAACGCTCCGTTGACTGGCAGCTGAAGGCGCTGCAAACAGATTATATTGATTTTGGATTTCTTCATTGCATTGATGAATCAGCGGATCTGCATGAAGTAGAAAAAGCCGGAGTCATTCGCTATATGGAAGAACTAAAAGAGGCTGGCGTGGTCAGGCATATCGGACTATCTTCTCATACTCCCTTTCTGGTGAACGAGGTGCTTGATATGGGGATTTTGGATATGTTGATGTTCAGTATTAATCCTGCTTATGACTATGCGGGCGGCACCGAACCCAATTATGCGAAAGACAGTTATGCAGTTGGCAGTGTGGCAGAAAGAATGAACCTGTACCGCCGCTGCGAAGCAGAGGGGGTAGGGATTTCCGTGATGAAAGCCTTTAGCGGAGGGCAGCTGTTAAAAGCGGAAACCTCGCCGTTTGGGAAAGCGCTGACGGAGTATCAGTGTATTCAGTATGCTTTGGATAAACCGGGGGTTTTAACGGTACTTCCTGGTGTTCGTAATATGGATGATCTTAAGCGGATTCTTGGATTCTTAGATGCCGCACCGGAAGAAAGAGATTATTCAGTCATTGGCTCTTTTGCACCACAGGATGCATCGGGGAAATGTGTCTATTGCAATCATTGTCAGCCTTGTCCTATGGGGCTGGATGTAGGGCTGATCAACAAATACTATGATCTATCCGTGGCGGGAGATACGCTTGCACGCAGCCATTATGAAAATCTGGAACATGGGGCGGACGAATGTATTGGCTGCGGGCATTGTAACAAACGCTGTCCGTTCCATGTAGACCAGGTAGGTCGCATGAAAAAGATCAGTGAATATTTCAGAAAATAA
- a CDS encoding alpha/beta hydrolase, translated as MENKKITMTNEWDKIFPKSGKVNHRKITFHNRYGITLAADLYEPKGVTGRLAAIAVSGPFGAVKEQAAGLYAQTMAERGFLTIAFDPSFTGESGGQPRYVASPDINTEDFQAAVDFLSVQENVDPERIGIIGICGWGGMALNAAAIDTRIKATVASTMYDMTRVNAKGYFDSEDSADARYEKRKAMNAQRVSDYKNGTYALAGGVADPMPEDAPFYFKDYHNYYKTDRGYHARSLNSNGGWNVTSSLSFLNMPILQYADEIRSAVLLIHGEKAHSCYFSKDAYKMLKGDNKELLLIPDAVHTDLYDNMDVIPFDKMEDFFKSNLR; from the coding sequence ATGGAGAACAAAAAAATAACAATGACAAACGAGTGGGATAAGATTTTCCCTAAAAGCGGGAAGGTAAATCACCGCAAGATAACTTTTCACAATCGTTACGGTATAACGCTGGCGGCGGATCTTTACGAGCCGAAAGGAGTTACCGGCAGACTGGCGGCTATCGCCGTCAGCGGACCGTTTGGGGCGGTAAAAGAACAGGCGGCAGGTCTGTATGCGCAGACCATGGCAGAAAGAGGTTTCCTGACAATTGCATTTGATCCGTCTTTCACCGGTGAAAGCGGTGGCCAGCCTCGTTATGTGGCTTCACCTGACATTAACACGGAAGATTTTCAGGCAGCAGTTGATTTCCTTTCCGTACAGGAAAATGTTGATCCGGAAAGAATCGGAATTATCGGTATCTGCGGCTGGGGCGGCATGGCTCTGAATGCGGCGGCTATTGATACCAGAATCAAGGCAACAGTCGCTTCCACTATGTACGATATGACCAGGGTGAATGCAAAGGGATATTTTGATTCCGAGGACAGTGCAGATGCACGTTATGAGAAACGCAAAGCCATGAATGCACAAAGAGTCAGCGATTACAAAAATGGAACCTATGCACTTGCCGGTGGTGTGGCAGATCCCATGCCGGAGGATGCGCCGTTTTACTTTAAGGACTATCACAATTATTATAAGACTGACCGTGGGTATCATGCACGCTCTCTGAATTCCAACGGCGGCTGGAATGTGACATCTTCCCTTTCATTTCTAAATATGCCGATTTTGCAGTACGCAGATGAAATCCGCAGTGCAGTTCTGTTAATTCATGGCGAGAAGGCACATTCCTGCTATTTCAGTAAAGATGCTTACAAGATGCTGAAAGGAGATAATAAGGAACTGCTCCTTATTCCGGATGCTGTTCATACGGATCTGTATGACAATATGGATGTCATTCCGTTTGATAAGATGGAGGACTTTTTCAAGTCAAATCTGAGATAA
- a CDS encoding flavodoxin family protein has protein sequence MNTMIAYFSYTGHTKGIVRQIRELSGGYQVRIELAEQE, from the coding sequence ATGAACACAATGATTGCATATTTTTCTTACACAGGACACACAAAGGGCATTGTCCGGCAAATCCGGGAATTAAGCGGCGGCTATCAGGTACGGATTGAATTGGCGGAGCAGGAATAG
- a CDS encoding MATE family efflux transporter has product MAVHEDRKSFHHTLMAMVIPIAFQNFMTALVSASDAVMLGFLEQEALAAVSLAGQVTFIFNICVTVLVQGTTMLAAQYWGKGDRNTVEKILALAIRYMMIVSVFFLTGTSIFPTQIMSLLTNETGLVYRGAVYLRIAGISYVPLGLSQMYLCIMKNSGKTAKSTVIGSSSMILNLCFNTVFIFGLLWFPAMGIQGAAVATVLATGIQFLWTLAEAKKPDSIKIRLSYIAHADKKIRKDFNRYTMPVIGNYFFWGGGVTIYSVIIGHLGNDAVAANSLATIIRNILGCVSKGVGTAGAILVGNELGKNQIELAKRYAKHSTQLAGLIGAVTCLLLLALRPLILYFSTLTDTATSYLSGMLLISSYYAIVCSVNSMVIGGIFCAGGKSKFGCICDGIVLWLIIIPTASVMAFYFKLPVLTVYFVLCLDECIKVPVVFWYYRKYTWAQNLTG; this is encoded by the coding sequence ATGGCTGTACATGAGGACAGAAAATCATTTCATCATACATTGATGGCCATGGTGATACCGATTGCGTTTCAAAATTTTATGACGGCACTGGTGAGCGCATCGGACGCTGTTATGCTTGGTTTTTTAGAGCAGGAAGCATTGGCTGCGGTGTCATTGGCCGGACAGGTGACTTTTATATTTAATATATGTGTTACGGTTTTGGTACAGGGAACAACCATGCTGGCAGCTCAATACTGGGGAAAAGGTGATCGTAATACGGTTGAAAAAATACTTGCTCTTGCAATAAGGTATATGATGATCGTGTCTGTGTTTTTTCTGACCGGCACATCAATTTTTCCGACTCAAATCATGTCTTTACTGACCAATGAGACAGGACTGGTTTATCGTGGAGCTGTATATCTACGGATTGCAGGGATATCTTATGTGCCGCTGGGATTATCCCAAATGTATCTCTGTATTATGAAAAACAGCGGAAAAACAGCTAAGAGTACGGTAATCGGATCTTCTTCCATGATATTGAATTTATGCTTTAATACGGTTTTTATTTTCGGATTACTCTGGTTCCCTGCCATGGGGATACAGGGTGCAGCCGTGGCAACTGTCCTTGCCACAGGCATCCAGTTTCTATGGACTCTGGCAGAAGCAAAAAAGCCAGACAGTATAAAAATCAGACTGTCCTATATAGCACATGCGGACAAAAAAATCAGGAAGGATTTTAACCGTTATACCATGCCTGTGATTGGAAATTATTTTTTCTGGGGCGGCGGTGTGACAATCTATTCTGTTATTATCGGGCATTTGGGGAACGATGCGGTAGCGGCAAACTCCCTTGCGACAATTATACGGAATATACTAGGCTGTGTATCCAAAGGTGTAGGAACGGCAGGGGCTATTCTGGTGGGAAATGAACTGGGAAAAAACCAGATAGAACTGGCAAAAAGATATGCGAAGCATTCTACGCAGCTTGCCGGGCTCATCGGTGCGGTTACCTGTTTGCTTCTTCTTGCTTTACGTCCGTTGATTCTGTATTTTTCAACTTTGACGGATACGGCGACCTCTTATCTTTCAGGAATGCTGCTGATTTCAAGTTATTACGCAATTGTGTGTTCAGTAAACAGTATGGTCATCGGCGGGATCTTCTGTGCCGGAGGCAAATCAAAATTTGGATGTATCTGTGACGGGATTGTATTGTGGCTGATCATAATCCCGACGGCATCTGTCATGGCATTTTATTTTAAGCTTCCAGTGCTGACTGTATATTTTGTTCTCTGCTTGGATGAGTGCATTAAAGTGCCGGTGGTTTTCTGGTATTACCGGAAATATACATGGGCACAGAACCTGACTGGATGA
- a CDS encoding cupin domain-containing protein yields MTEKGFKQIFPLGEKNDAYAQYFVGQSYLSMLTTERVGIANVTFEPGCRNNWHIHHKGGQILLCTAGRGYYQEWGKTAQEMKPGDVINIAPEVKHWHGAAPDSWFSHLAVEVPAEGSSNEWMEPVKEEEYSKLK; encoded by the coding sequence ATGACAGAAAAAGGATTTAAACAGATATTCCCATTGGGGGAAAAAAATGATGCGTATGCACAATATTTTGTTGGACAGAGTTACCTGTCCATGCTGACAACGGAAAGAGTTGGAATTGCAAATGTAACCTTTGAGCCAGGATGCCGGAATAACTGGCATATTCATCACAAAGGCGGACAGATTTTGCTCTGCACTGCCGGACGTGGATATTATCAGGAGTGGGGAAAAACGGCTCAGGAGATGAAACCCGGTGATGTCATCAATATTGCGCCGGAAGTGAAGCATTGGCATGGCGCTGCTCCTGATAGCTGGTTTTCTCATTTGGCGGTAGAAGTTCCGGCAGAAGGAAGTTCCAATGAATGGATGGAGCCGGTGAAGGAAGAAGAATACAGTAAGCTAAAATAA
- a CDS encoding carboxymuconolactone decarboxylase family protein, translating to MKKVTAGRDALGDFAPKFAELNDDVLFGEVWSREDKLPARDRSIVTVTALMASGVLDSSLAFHIGEAKKNGVTKEEMAEILTHAAFYAGWPKAWAAFRMAKEIYQD from the coding sequence ATGAAAAAGGTAACAGCGGGCAGAGATGCCCTGGGTGATTTTGCACCAAAATTTGCGGAACTGAATGATGACGTGCTGTTTGGAGAAGTGTGGTCACGAGAAGATAAGCTTCCTGCAAGAGACAGAAGCATTGTCACAGTAACAGCACTTATGGCAAGCGGTGTTCTGGACAGTTCTCTTGCCTTTCATATAGGAGAAGCAAAAAAGAACGGTGTTACAAAAGAAGAAATGGCAGAAATTTTGACACACGCTGCCTTTTATGCTGGCTGGCCGAAAGCATGGGCAGCATTCCGCATGGCGAAAGAAATCTATCAGGACTAA
- a CDS encoding iron-containing alcohol dehydrogenase codes for MLGNFSYSNPTKLYFGEDSLCFLNEELPKYGKTVQLVYGGGSIKKNGIYNQVMKLLKDNGKVVVEDGGVMPNPTIEKLREGVQIARENHVDFLLAVGGGSCCDYAKAVSVSVHCDEDPWEKYYIRFEEPDCEIVPVGCVLTMVGTGSEMNGGAVITNHDQKLKIGHVFGDAVMPKFAILNPKFTFTLPKEQMVAGIYDIFNHICEQYFSGEDDNTSDYISEALMKSVIHSSRVAIQNPEDYEARSNIMWAATWALNTLVSRGKSTDWMVHMLGQAVGAYTDATHGMTLSAVSLPYYQYIMPYGLSRFCRFAVNVWEVDPAEKSDEQIAKEGIFCMENWMKELGLAMNLHELGVTEEMLQGIANGTFIMEGGYKVLNHDEVLEILKNSL; via the coding sequence ATGTTAGGAAATTTTTCGTATTCAAATCCAACAAAACTTTACTTTGGAGAGGATTCTCTTTGTTTTTTGAACGAGGAGCTTCCCAAATATGGAAAAACCGTTCAGTTGGTTTATGGCGGTGGTTCTATTAAGAAAAATGGAATTTACAATCAGGTTATGAAATTGCTGAAAGATAACGGAAAGGTAGTCGTTGAAGATGGAGGCGTGATGCCAAATCCTACAATAGAAAAATTAAGGGAGGGGGTTCAGATTGCCAGAGAAAATCACGTGGATTTTTTGCTGGCTGTAGGCGGCGGCTCCTGCTGCGACTATGCAAAAGCGGTTTCCGTGTCTGTTCACTGTGATGAAGATCCATGGGAGAAATATTATATCCGTTTTGAGGAGCCGGATTGTGAGATTGTCCCTGTTGGCTGCGTATTGACTATGGTGGGAACCGGAAGCGAAATGAATGGAGGTGCGGTCATCACCAATCACGATCAAAAGCTGAAAATCGGTCATGTGTTTGGAGATGCTGTGATGCCGAAATTTGCAATCCTGAATCCGAAATTCACTTTCACATTGCCGAAAGAGCAGATGGTGGCCGGCATTTATGATATCTTCAATCATATCTGTGAGCAGTATTTCTCTGGGGAGGACGACAATACCAGCGATTATATCAGCGAGGCACTGATGAAATCGGTAATTCACAGTTCGAGAGTTGCCATTCAGAATCCAGAGGACTATGAGGCAAGGTCGAATATCATGTGGGCTGCAACCTGGGCGCTGAATACGCTTGTTTCCAGAGGAAAAAGCACAGACTGGATGGTTCATATGCTTGGGCAGGCAGTAGGAGCATATACGGATGCAACTCACGGAATGACGCTTTCAGCGGTGTCACTTCCTTACTATCAGTATATCATGCCTTATGGTCTTAGCAGGTTTTGCCGTTTTGCTGTGAATGTGTGGGAGGTCGATCCTGCCGAGAAATCCGATGAGCAGATTGCTAAAGAAGGAATTTTCTGCATGGAAAATTGGATGAAAGAGCTGGGACTTGCAATGAATCTCCATGAGTTGGGCGTCACAGAAGAAATGTTGCAGGGTATTGCAAACGGGACATTTATCATGGAGGGTGGATATAAGGTGCTGAATCATGATGAGGTGTTGGAGATACTGAAAAATAGCTTATAA